Proteins from one Scylla paramamosain isolate STU-SP2022 chromosome 3, ASM3559412v1, whole genome shotgun sequence genomic window:
- the LOC135094521 gene encoding uncharacterized protein LOC135094521 isoform X1, with the protein MATAQRIRSGQITDTWSLVFPAEQKTLQQSEAFVKKLLALGISSITYLRNIFPEGSYHEQHLDGLKLKLLVDDSSCRSSNMVVSWMRGCFQALERKYLKRLTFAILNRDNHKEAYETYTYKFRYTDDGPVMTGPGGPEIAARVEDTRKSTQKMLRTILFLTQSMKPLPKNICLSMKLGYYDDMTPWDYEPPCFSPINEPGFTFSSKPVTIKMGNVSTKFHSMKLYVCVEKDAYLTGENSPIECQVKEVTQAEIEEPEFDRKLVRSYYKFCKPLHSSASVSGSAATAGDQNVPLTQSQKDDHLVPTKTLPSYEVESSCNVKTTHSTQEDNSGNSEGENFPVRCPCGVQCDDGLMVLCDICRKWQHGICFGIFLASDVRDGMHVCEQCATPTQPCTDPTLLQQSELTTFCLFRRTLSLLQDSLAQGVKNTITVARLAHLLGVDITMGTLIFKKLKDEKIVYTKRKINYINSHMITLKVFTKYLPDHGYTKRSSTQETLDITSQTPQSSKSAANADPDATPDLDLSSIQESSMGPKFRQKTESLNNSLDETVDIVSLSQDVTVGTQNNLPSSRPSFESSQNSTPSEALATAGNTVQMLESQKTQEHLPTTMPLHSGMDVEEGSSELVELQEPSEDLDDEVNKLSLGQKAKRGRGRKKRPMHKTMSLNNFEVHASQDSDILIKNSISQDSEVSKKKRKTSQFVWK; encoded by the exons TGGTCCCTGGTGTTTCCAGCTGAGCAGAAAACATTGCAGCAGTCTGAGGCATTTGTGAAGAAGCTGCTGGCTCTGGGGATCTCCTCTATCACTTACTTAAGGAACATTTTTCCTGAA GGTTCCTACCATGAGCAGCATCTCGATGGATTGAAGCTCAAGCTACTTGTAGACGACAGCAGTTGTCGGTCCTCGAATATGGTTGTGTCCTGGATGAGAGGCTGCTTTCAGGCTCTTGAGAGAAAATAT ctaaaacggctcaCCTTTGCCATACTGAACAGGGACAATCACAAAGAAGCATATGAAACCTACACCTACAAGTTTCGTTACACTGACGATGGTCCTGTTATGACTGGCCCTGGAGGTCCTGAaat TGCTGCCCGGGTAGAAGACACAAGAAAGTCAACCCAGAAGATGCTACGTACCATTCTTTTTCTTACACAGAGTATGAAACCCTTGCCAAAGAACATCTGTTTGTCCATGAAACTTGGCTATTATGATGACA tgACCCCATGGGACTATGAGCCACCCTGTTTTTCCCCGATTAATGAGCCTGGTTTCACTTTTAGCTCAAAACCAGTAACTATAAAG aTGGGAAATGTTTCAACCAAATTCCACTCCATGAAGCTTTATGTCTGTGTTGAGAAGGATGCTTACCTCACTGGAGAGAACTCACCTATAGAGTGTCAG GTTAAAGAAGTAACTCAGGCTGAGATTGAGGAGCCAGAGTTTGATAGAAAATTAGTTCGTTCCTACTACAAGTTTTGCAAACCACTCCATTCATCTGCTTCTGTATCAG GATCTGCAGCAACTGCTGGTGATCAGAATGTACCTCTCACACAATCGCAAAAGGATGATCACCTTGTACCAACAAAGACCCTTCCCTCTTATGAGGTTGAGTCTTCTTGCAATGTTAAGACTACTCACTCTACTCAGGAAG ATAACTCGGGCAACTCAGAAGGTGAAAATTTCCCTGTGCGCTGTCCCTGTGGAGTGCAGTGCGATGATGGGCTGATGGTCTTGTGTGACATATGCCGGAAGTGGCAGCACGGT ATATGCTTTGGTATTTTCTTGGCCAGTGATGTGAGAGATGGGATGCATGTTTGTGAGCAATGTGCCACTCCCACCCAGCCATGCACTGACCCCACACTTCTGCAACAATCAGAG CTGACAACTTTCTGCCTGTTCCGTCGCACTCTGTCTTTATTGCAAGACTCCTTGGCACAGGGCGTGAAGAACACCATAACAGTAGCACGCCTTGCTCACCTGCTTGGTGTGGATATTACCATGGGCACTCTCATCTTCAAGAAacttaaagatgaaaaaattgtATATACTAAGAGGAAAAT AAATTACATCAACAGCCACATGATCACCTTAAAGGTCTTCACAAAGTATCTGCCGGACCACGGGTACACTAAAAGAAGTTCAACCCAGGAGACGCTGGACATCACCTCACAG ACTCCACAGAGTTCAAAGTCAGCTGCCAATGCTGATCCAGATGCTACCCCAGATCTTGATTTATCTTCAATTCAAGAGTCCAGCATGGGACCAAAATTCAGACAGAAAACAGAGTCACTGAATAATAGCCTGGATGAAACAGTGGACATTGTGTCTCTCTCCCAGGATGTTACTGTTGGAACACAGAACAATCTGCCCTCATCCAGACCCAGTTTTGAATCATCACAGAATAGCACACCCTCGGAGGCACTGGCCACAGCTGGCAACACAGTGCAGATGCTAGAATCTCAGAAAACTCAGGAACACTTGCCTACCACCATGCCTCTTCATTCAGGCATGGATGTAGAGGAGGGGTCATCAGAGCTTGTG GAGTTGCAGGAACCCTCAGAGGATCTGGATGATGAGGTGAATAAGCTGAGCTTGGGACAGAAGGCAAAACGAGGCAGAGGACGAAAAAAGAGACCAATGCACAAGACTATG AGTTTGAATAACTTTGAAGTTCATGCATCTCAAGATTCAGATATCTTAATCAAGAACAGCATTTCTCAAGATTCTGAAGTTtctaagaagaaaaggaaaacctcACAGTTTGTGTGGAAGTAG
- the LOC135094521 gene encoding uncharacterized protein LOC135094521 isoform X2 produces MATAQRIRSGQITDTGSYHEQHLDGLKLKLLVDDSSCRSSNMVVSWMRGCFQALERKYLKRLTFAILNRDNHKEAYETYTYKFRYTDDGPVMTGPGGPEIAARVEDTRKSTQKMLRTILFLTQSMKPLPKNICLSMKLGYYDDMTPWDYEPPCFSPINEPGFTFSSKPVTIKMGNVSTKFHSMKLYVCVEKDAYLTGENSPIECQVKEVTQAEIEEPEFDRKLVRSYYKFCKPLHSSASVSGSAATAGDQNVPLTQSQKDDHLVPTKTLPSYEVESSCNVKTTHSTQEDNSGNSEGENFPVRCPCGVQCDDGLMVLCDICRKWQHGICFGIFLASDVRDGMHVCEQCATPTQPCTDPTLLQQSELTTFCLFRRTLSLLQDSLAQGVKNTITVARLAHLLGVDITMGTLIFKKLKDEKIVYTKRKINYINSHMITLKVFTKYLPDHGYTKRSSTQETLDITSQTPQSSKSAANADPDATPDLDLSSIQESSMGPKFRQKTESLNNSLDETVDIVSLSQDVTVGTQNNLPSSRPSFESSQNSTPSEALATAGNTVQMLESQKTQEHLPTTMPLHSGMDVEEGSSELVELQEPSEDLDDEVNKLSLGQKAKRGRGRKKRPMHKTMSLNNFEVHASQDSDILIKNSISQDSEVSKKKRKTSQFVWK; encoded by the exons GGTTCCTACCATGAGCAGCATCTCGATGGATTGAAGCTCAAGCTACTTGTAGACGACAGCAGTTGTCGGTCCTCGAATATGGTTGTGTCCTGGATGAGAGGCTGCTTTCAGGCTCTTGAGAGAAAATAT ctaaaacggctcaCCTTTGCCATACTGAACAGGGACAATCACAAAGAAGCATATGAAACCTACACCTACAAGTTTCGTTACACTGACGATGGTCCTGTTATGACTGGCCCTGGAGGTCCTGAaat TGCTGCCCGGGTAGAAGACACAAGAAAGTCAACCCAGAAGATGCTACGTACCATTCTTTTTCTTACACAGAGTATGAAACCCTTGCCAAAGAACATCTGTTTGTCCATGAAACTTGGCTATTATGATGACA tgACCCCATGGGACTATGAGCCACCCTGTTTTTCCCCGATTAATGAGCCTGGTTTCACTTTTAGCTCAAAACCAGTAACTATAAAG aTGGGAAATGTTTCAACCAAATTCCACTCCATGAAGCTTTATGTCTGTGTTGAGAAGGATGCTTACCTCACTGGAGAGAACTCACCTATAGAGTGTCAG GTTAAAGAAGTAACTCAGGCTGAGATTGAGGAGCCAGAGTTTGATAGAAAATTAGTTCGTTCCTACTACAAGTTTTGCAAACCACTCCATTCATCTGCTTCTGTATCAG GATCTGCAGCAACTGCTGGTGATCAGAATGTACCTCTCACACAATCGCAAAAGGATGATCACCTTGTACCAACAAAGACCCTTCCCTCTTATGAGGTTGAGTCTTCTTGCAATGTTAAGACTACTCACTCTACTCAGGAAG ATAACTCGGGCAACTCAGAAGGTGAAAATTTCCCTGTGCGCTGTCCCTGTGGAGTGCAGTGCGATGATGGGCTGATGGTCTTGTGTGACATATGCCGGAAGTGGCAGCACGGT ATATGCTTTGGTATTTTCTTGGCCAGTGATGTGAGAGATGGGATGCATGTTTGTGAGCAATGTGCCACTCCCACCCAGCCATGCACTGACCCCACACTTCTGCAACAATCAGAG CTGACAACTTTCTGCCTGTTCCGTCGCACTCTGTCTTTATTGCAAGACTCCTTGGCACAGGGCGTGAAGAACACCATAACAGTAGCACGCCTTGCTCACCTGCTTGGTGTGGATATTACCATGGGCACTCTCATCTTCAAGAAacttaaagatgaaaaaattgtATATACTAAGAGGAAAAT AAATTACATCAACAGCCACATGATCACCTTAAAGGTCTTCACAAAGTATCTGCCGGACCACGGGTACACTAAAAGAAGTTCAACCCAGGAGACGCTGGACATCACCTCACAG ACTCCACAGAGTTCAAAGTCAGCTGCCAATGCTGATCCAGATGCTACCCCAGATCTTGATTTATCTTCAATTCAAGAGTCCAGCATGGGACCAAAATTCAGACAGAAAACAGAGTCACTGAATAATAGCCTGGATGAAACAGTGGACATTGTGTCTCTCTCCCAGGATGTTACTGTTGGAACACAGAACAATCTGCCCTCATCCAGACCCAGTTTTGAATCATCACAGAATAGCACACCCTCGGAGGCACTGGCCACAGCTGGCAACACAGTGCAGATGCTAGAATCTCAGAAAACTCAGGAACACTTGCCTACCACCATGCCTCTTCATTCAGGCATGGATGTAGAGGAGGGGTCATCAGAGCTTGTG GAGTTGCAGGAACCCTCAGAGGATCTGGATGATGAGGTGAATAAGCTGAGCTTGGGACAGAAGGCAAAACGAGGCAGAGGACGAAAAAAGAGACCAATGCACAAGACTATG AGTTTGAATAACTTTGAAGTTCATGCATCTCAAGATTCAGATATCTTAATCAAGAACAGCATTTCTCAAGATTCTGAAGTTtctaagaagaaaaggaaaacctcACAGTTTGTGTGGAAGTAG